CTTTGGCTGAAGTTGGCATTGCGTTAACCTCCTTTCTGTTCCCAACTCAGAATCAATTCGTCAAAGAAAAACGCCCTGGAACCCGAAGTCCCAGGGCGCGTCGCATCGAAAAATGCGGTCGAAGCCGTCGATTGGGACCTCGGCCGGAAATTGAGCCCGAAGGCGCCGGCTGTCTCAGGTCTCTTGAATTGTTCGTTCTACGCTCGCGTTCTCAGCTGACGCTGACTAGCGAGCAGAGCCTTCGGCTTCGGCAAGCGTCTTGCCGATGTCCAGTCGAATGCCGGGGCCCATCGTACTCGCAAGGGCCAGCGACTTCAAGTACACGCCCTTGACTCCCGATGGCTTGGCCCGGTTGAGCGCGTCAACGAACGCCAGCAGGTTTTCCTTGAGTTCGTCGTCCGTGAACCGCTTCTTGCCGATGACGGTATGCACGATACCCAGCCGGTCATTGCGGAACTCGACACGCCCCCCCTTCAGGTCCTTGATCACATCCGGGAGGTCTTCCGGCGCGCGCACGACCGTGCCAGAGCGCGGGTTCGGCATGAGGCCGCGGCGTCCGAGCACGCGACCGAGCGTGCCGACCTTGCCCATCATGTCAGCCGTTGCGATGGCGGCGTCGAAATCGACCCAGCCATCGTTGATCCTGGCGACCAACTCATCGCCACCAACGAAGTCGGCGCCCGCTTCCTCGGCAATGCGCGCGGCTTCACCTTGAGCGAAGACGAGCACGCGCACCGTGCTTCCCGTGCCGTGCGGCAAGGTTACCGTGGTGCGCACGGCCTGGTCGGCCTGACGCGGATCGATACCCAGTCGGGCATGCATCTCGACGGTTTCGTCGAACTTCGCGAATGAGGCTTCGCGCATCAGCGCGATTGCTTCTTCGGGGGAATAGAGCGTCTCGCGGTTGATTTTCGCGCGGGCCGCAACCGCGTTCTTGCCGCTCTTCGGCATAGGTACTACCTCCGTGGTCCGAACGATCCCCGTCCGCGGGAATCTCCCACTGGTGAAAAACGAAAAACCTGGTTAGGCGACGACCTCGATACCCATCGAGTGCGCGGTGCCCTCGATCTGCCGCATGGCGCCTTCGATATCGATGGCGTTGAGATCCTTCATCTTCGTCTCGGCGATCTCACGGACCTGATCCTGCGTGACCTTGCCGACCTTGCGTCCCGGTGCGTTCGCGGAACCCTTTTCGATGCCGGCAGCACGGCGCAGCAGGTCGGATGCCGGCGGCGTCTTGGTAACGAACGTGAAGGAACGGTCCTCATAAACGGTGATCAGCACCGGAACGGTCTGACCAGCCATGTTGGCGGTGCGCTCGTTGTACTCCTTGACGAAGTTCATGATCGCGACACCGTGCTGGCCCAAGGCAGGACCAACCGGCGGGGCCGGCGTCGCCTTGCCCGCTGGAATCTGAAGTTTCACATATGCACGAATACGCTTTGCCAAAAATGCACCCTCCCGGCGGGTCGAACGCCGGCGCTAGGACTCTCGCTCCGCCTGCAAAAAGTCGAGTTCGACCGGTGTTTCACGGCCGAAGAACGATACAAGGACTCGAATCTTGCCTTTTTCCTGATTGATCTCGTCGATCTCGCCACGGAAATCGGCGAACGGACCATCGACGATGCGCACGGTGTCACCAAGCTGGAACGCGATCTTGACCTTCGGCGCCTCCGCCGTCATGCCGGTCATGATCGCCTGCACCTCCCGCTCTCCAAGTGGCACCGGCTTGTTGTTGATGCTCACGAAACCGGTCACGCCCGGCGTGTTCCGCAGCGCGTACCAGGTCTCGTCATCCAGCTCCATGCGAACCAGCACGTAGCCAGGAAAGACCTTGCGCTGCACGGTGTGACGTTGACCGCTGCGGATCTCGATCTCTTCCTGAGTCGGAACCACGATCTCATAGACGCGCTCGCCGAGATCGAGCGATTCGACCCGGCTCTCGATCGACTTCTTGACCTTGTTCTCATATCCGGAATAGGTATGCAGAACGTACCAGGCGCCTTCCAGAGGCTCCTGCCCCTGGGCGCTCTCGGCGGCGCGCCGCTGGGCAAGCCGTTCCTTGATCGATTTTCGTCCAGACGTAGCTGTGTCAGTCATACGAATCCAATCGGCGCGGACCTACGTCAGCGCGTCGAAGACCCTGAGGAGCAGGTAGTCGATCCCGCCCAGCAGCAGTCCAAGCACGAAGGCCATCGCCAAGACGAGCGCGGTCAACCGGCGCACGGTATCGCCATCCGGCCAGGTGATCTTCTTGATCTCCGACCAGGTGTCGCGCATGAGTTGCCGAATGCGCTCCATGCGAAGTGAAAGACCGCTTCGCGGCTTCGCCGGATCGACTTCCTTCGGTGGGGCCGGTTTCGGCGGTCGAGAGAGACTCTCCCCCGGACGCTGCTCCTCAGCCGCAACGCCCTCGGGCGCCACCTCTTTGGTCTTTGTCGCTGTACGGCGCGGCTTCGTGGCAGACCGGCGCTGAGCTGTGCTCATCTCGACAATCCATTCAACTCTTCGACGAACGAGCAACGTCTTCGTGACATGAAAACGGGGCGGAACCCAACGGCGCCACCCCACCGATCGACGTTCTCGTGGCAGGGCCGGCAGGAATCGAACCCGCAACCTGCGGTTTTGGAGACCGCTGCTCTACCAATTGAGCTACGACCCTAAGCGCGCCCGATGGCGCTACGCGGCGGCGACTAACGGGTTTCCCGGTGCAACTGGTGCGATTTGCAGCGCACGCAGAACTTCTTCAGTTCCAGCCGACCCGGATCGTTTCGCCGGTTCTTCTCAGTCGTGTAGTTCCGTTCGCGGCACGTCGTGCACTCGAGCGTGATCGTATGCCGGTCGGCCTTCGACTTCTTTGCCATTGTACATCATCCTCTAGTTCGAACTTCGTCGATGGCGCAACCAAAGAGCCGCGCTCCAGCGCGGAAACCCGCAGCGGAACGCGACTCCTGAGTATAGCAGAGTCTGTTACTCGATGATCGAGGTGACGACACCAGCGCCGACGGTGCGCCCGCCTTCCCGGATCGCGAACCGCAACCCTTCCTCGCACGCCACCGGCGTGATCAGCTCCACCGTCATCTGGATGTTGTCGCCCGGCATCACCATCTCGACTCCGTCCGGCAACTGGATGCTCCCCGTCACGTCCGTGGTCCGAATGTAGAACTGCGGCCGGTATCCATTGAAGAACGGCGTGTGCCGTCCCCCTTCTTCCTTGCCCAGCACATACACCTCGGCGGCAAACTTCGTGTGCGGTTTGATGCTGCCCGGTTTGCACAGCACCTGCCCCCGCTCCACATCCGTCCGCTCCACTCCGCGCAACAGCACCCCAACGTTGTCTCCGGCCACCCCTTCGTCCAACGTCTTCTGGAACATCTCCACCCCGGTGGCCACAACCTTGCGCTGCTCGCCCAACCCGACGATTTCGATTTCATCTCCCACTTTGACCACGCCTCGGTCGACCCGCCCCGTCACCACGGTGCCACGTCCCTTGATCCCGAAGACGTCTTCGATCGGCATCAGGAACGGCTGGTCGATCGCCCGCTCCGGCGTCGGAATGTAGTCGTCGACCGCATTCATCAGCTCCCAGATCGGCGCGTACTCCGGCGAGGTCGGGTCCTTGCTCTCACTCGACAGCGCCGCCAACCCCGATCCCCGGATGATGGGAATCTCGTCCCCCGGGAACTGATACGTGCTCAACAACTCCCGCACTTCCAGCTCCACCAGCTCCAGCAGCTCCGGGTCGTCCATCATGTCGACTTTGTTCAGGAAGACGACGATCGCCGGCACTTCCACCTGCCGCGCCAGCAAGATGTGCTCCCGCGTCTGCGGCATCGGCCCGTCCGGCGCCGACACCACCAGGATCGCTCCGTCCATCTGCGCCGCCCCGGTGATCATGTTCTTGATGAAGTCGGCGTGCCCCGGGCAGTCCACATGCGCGTAGTGCCGCTTGTCGGTTTCGTACTCCACGTGCGCAATCGCGATCGTGATGCCCCGCTCCCGCTCTTCCGGCGCGTTGTCGATCGAATCGAAGCTGCGGAAGGCCGCTTCGCCCCGCAACGACAACGTCTTGGTGATCGCCGCCGTCAAGGTCGTCTTCCCATGGTCGACGTGCCCGATCGTCCCGACGTTGACATGCGGCTTCGTGCGCTCGAATTTCTGCTTACCCACTTTTGTTTTCGACCTCCCTGGATCGACGGAACTCGCGCCTCGATGTGCGCTGACATGGAAAAGGCTCCCTCGAACGGAGCCTTTCAGCGATTTGCACGACTCCACGTCTGGATCAGATCCGTGCCCGAAAATTCGGGAGTGGATCGCTCCTGAGTCGCTCGCTTTGCGGCGCGACGCCACAACTCGAAAGTATACTCAACTTTTCCCAGACGTTGCAGTATTGCTCCGTGCCCTGCGCATACCGGCGTACGCGGGAGACGCTCTCCTCCGTCGGCGACCAGGCAGCCTCAGACTTCGGCCCCCAAGGCCAATACTCGACCATCAGTCGACCCGACAAACACCATTCCACCCGAAACTGCGGGCGATGAGTAAACCCGGCCGTCTGTGTGAAAACTCCATCGTTCGATGCCCGTCGTCGCATCGAATGCGATCACACGTCCGTCCATGCACCCCACGGTCACGATACCTCCACAAACGGCAGGTGATGAGCGGACCTCGTCACCGATGGGGAAAGACCACAGTTCGGTTCCATCATGGAGCGTACGCGCCGCCAGAGTCCCATCGCGGCTGCCAAAGAACACAACACCGTCGGCAATTGCTGGTGAACTCTCCACGGGTCCGTTTGTCTCCGCTATCCAAAGAACCTCGCCGTTGAACGCGCTCAGCGCGAACACTCGACCATCGAGACTTCCGAACACGAGCGTATCGTCAGCAAGGGCGGCCGAGGATCGTACCGAGCCGTCGGTGGGAATCTTCGCGACGACCTCGCCGGTCTCTGCTGCGACGACATAGAGATGCCCGTCGTTGTTGCCAACGAATACCGCTCCTCCGGCAACCGTCGGTGAAGATCGAATGCGATCCTCGGTATCAGCCGTCCAAATCGGCTCTCCGGCGAGCAGGTCGAGCGCATACAGCTTGCTGTTCTCGCATCCGATGTAGGCAACTCCGGCATCGATCGCGGCAGATGACCAGACCCCAGCGCCGGCCTCGAATTGCCAGGCCAGGTTGCCGGACGCCCTCTCCACCGCATAAACCCTGCCGTCGTCACTGCCAACGACCACCAGGTCTCCCGATACTGCCGGTGTCGAGAAGATGCTTGCGCCAGTCTCGAAGTTCCATCGCACGGCCCCGTCAGCGGCGTCGATCGCATACAGCCGGTGATCGTCGCTGCCGATAAAGACAACACCTTCGGAAATCACCGGAGACGACCACACCTCATCTCCAGTCATGAACTCCCAGACAGGAGCCACACGCTCGGCGTCCAAGGCAGGGCCTGGCATTGCTCCAGTCCGATGAACGTCGCCCCGAAACAGAAGCACGTCGGCAATCTCTTGCTGGAACGACGAAACGAGTTTCGGTCTTGCTCTTGAGCGCGATACCTTGGAAAAGCGATGGCTTCCTCCAAGGGCACTCGATTTCGAACGATCGAGTGTCAATCCCAGCAGTACCGTGCTGGCTGCCAGCGCTCTGCGACGCGACAGTCTCTTCTTGTCAGTTCGTTTCACAGCTGAGCTCCGATCCGAAAGAAAATCGCTGCTGCCGTCATCCTCGAAACGTGTTCCACCTCGTGCGATAAGAATCGATCGCTTGCCAACTGTCGAACGATCCTCGAAAATGCATCGACATTCGATATGTCAATGTACATGGAGTTGCCCGACAACGCGACCAGGCACGTCCCGGTTCCCTCGCATTCGCCGTTGGCGGCTGCAGGACCGGGAAGCGAGCCGAGAGGCACGGAGGTTCCGGCGGATGTTCCAGCGAACTGCCCTCGCCGCTCTCGTACTCATCACCTGCATGACTCTTGGAGCGCCAGTAGCGAGTCATGGTGCCTTTTCCACCAGCGACTATCGCGTGTCCTGGACCGACAGATGGCATGCGGTCCAGGAGACTGAGACGAATCTCATCCTGTCGGACGGCATTACCTACATTCACGCCGTTGGGGTACTCGATCAGGCTTCGCCTGATCTGTCCGTCCGCGACCTGGCAGAGGATTGGTTCACCAGCGTCATCGTGGCGGAAGATGTCACCGAGATCTCACCCCCACAGCTCTATCTCCTGACCGTGCAAACGCCATATTCACGTATCGCTACCGAGTAAGCGATCAGCGGCTCGACCCATACGCGGTGTATTTCGAGGCGCGCGTCATTGCACCAGGGTTACTTCTTTGGCTCGTCGTCGACACTCACCTGGGTCTCTACCGCGCCGATCCCGGCGTGTTCGATGCTGCAGTGTCCAGTCTCGAGATCGAGGGACAGCCGCACACGAGTCCGCCGGCACAAACGTTCGTTTCAGGGCCGTGGCAGCTATCGATTCCAACGGTGGTGCGGCAGTCCTCGATTCCGTCGCTCGGTTTGACCGCTGAATCTGGCTATGAATGGATGGTGGTGATCGCCGATATTGCGAACGGCGGAAGTGCATTTCACTCATTCCATCTTGAGTCAACGGTGATCCAAAGAGGAGACGGCGCACGCGTCGCGCCATCTGCAATCGATTCACAGATCGTGAGCGCAACGCTCCGACTGAACGACCCTGCCTCGACCTCGTCGCCGATCCTTCCCAATGCCAGTATTCGCCTGGCGCTTGTCTATCGGCTCCCCGAAGACTCGACCGACGTTCGGTTCGTCTATGAGGATCGGTGGCTCTCGCTCGATAGCCTGGTGGATGCCGAGATCGGTATCGCAACTTTGCCGCCAGCGCCGGGAAGGCCACCGATTCAGTTTGGCGTCATCACGGCGTGGCTCCAGGATGGCAGGCCGCAGGTCAAAATGGACGACGGTTCGATTCGCGAGATCTCGCTCATCGGAACCAGTCTCCCAGCGCTGACCAACTGCTTCGGCAAGGAAACCGATCAGTTTCTGCAAACGCTCGTTGGGTCGCGTGTGGCAATCGAGTTCGATCCGGCGGTCCTCTCCACAAATCATGCATACCTCTGGTTGGATAGCGGACAGGGGAGCTCTCACTTCTCAATCACCGGCTCATCGATCTGGGTCTCGCCAAGATCGCGGCAATCCCGGAACAATCGCGTTTCGCACTTCGGCTAAAACAGTCGGAAATGGTTGCGCAGCAACAAGGGATCGGCAGGTGGTCCGTATGCCACTAGGTACGCCAGTGCTTCTTCGCCGAGCAGCGGCCTCTCTTCATGGGTCGCTTGCGCTGCTGCTTGCCCTTGCCATGCTGACAGCAAATCTGTCAGCAGCATTCGGGCAATCGACTTCACGCTCCACTGTGGTGGGCGATGGCGCGGATCCCGGAGACGTCGAGTTCGTGCGCGAGGCAATCGCCCTCGGAAAAGAAGCAGTCGAGACTCTTTCCGATGGACCGATCACAAGGCAGCTTTCGGTCGTCGTTCGGTCCGGCGTGAGCGACCGGTCCACGACCTTCGGTCTCTACGACGACGACATGATTCAGATCTTCACCGGCTCGACCGGATGGACGGCCCGTTCTGATCTCGAGCGAACGAAGGGCATACTCCATGAGTACGCCCATTTCTTCCTCGATCCAACTCCACATCCCAAGCAGCGTCCGGTTTGGCTCGAGGAAGGGCTCGCGGAGTATCTTGCTTGGCGCATGCTCGACGAAGCGAATCTGGTGAGCCAGAGCGAGGTACTGGCCTACCATGCTGGGCACATTCGCATATGGCCTCCTGGCGAGCAGCTCTGTTCGCTGACCCCGCAATCCATTGGCGGTGTTGCCTATCCGCTGGTGCATCTCGGCGTCGCGATTCTCTTGCGAGACCTGCCAGTCTCAGCCGTGGCTCGATATCGCGACTCGATGGCCGCAGGCACACCTCACAGTGAATCATTTTCCTTTGCCTTTCTTCGATCGGAGTCGGAGTTCTGCGCCGATGTCGATCGCCAGATCGAGGCACTTTCGCCTGCACTGTCAGTGCCGAGTGAGTTGTTCGTTTCAGAGAGTCAGGTGATTGGTTCGCATGCAACCATCGTCGATTCTCCCCAAACCGCGCGCCCTGGCCAACAGGTCATTGTCCGTGCACGCACCAACGAATCAGCCGAATGCGATCTGTCCCTCCAACTTGAAGGTCGCACACCGGAGTCCTTCCAGCCCCGAAAGGCGCGTGCGGACGGAGAAGGGGACGTCTTCTGGCTGATCACACTGCCAAGCGACGTAGAAGCGGGAGGAGCACGGTGGATCGTCTCATGCGGTTCGGGGACTGACGAATCTCCCGTGACTATCACTTTGCGCCGCGAATCCGTCGGCATGTCAGGCACAGACGGAGGCTGACATGCCACG
Above is a window of Thermomicrobiales bacterium DNA encoding:
- the nusG gene encoding transcription termination/antitermination protein NusG — translated: MEGAWYVLHTYSGYENKVKKSIESRVESLDLGERVYEIVVPTQEEIEIRSGQRHTVQRKVFPGYVLVRMELDDETWYALRNTPGVTGFVSINNKPVPLGEREVQAIMTGMTAEAPKVKIAFQLGDTVRIVDGPFADFRGEIDEINQEKGKIRVLVSFFGRETPVELDFLQAERES
- the rpmG gene encoding 50S ribosomal protein L33; the encoded protein is MAKKSKADRHTITLECTTCRERNYTTEKNRRNDPGRLELKKFCVRCKSHQLHRETR
- the tuf gene encoding elongation factor Tu produces the protein MGKQKFERTKPHVNVGTIGHVDHGKTTLTAAITKTLSLRGEAAFRSFDSIDNAPEERERGITIAIAHVEYETDKRHYAHVDCPGHADFIKNMITGAAQMDGAILVVSAPDGPMPQTREHILLARQVEVPAIVVFLNKVDMMDDPELLELVELEVRELLSTYQFPGDEIPIIRGSGLAALSSESKDPTSPEYAPIWELMNAVDDYIPTPERAIDQPFLMPIEDVFGIKGRGTVVTGRVDRGVVKVGDEIEIVGLGEQRKVVATGVEMFQKTLDEGVAGDNVGVLLRGVERTDVERGQVLCKPGSIKPHTKFAAEVYVLGKEEGGRHTPFFNGYRPQFYIRTTDVTGSIQLPDGVEMVMPGDNIQMTVELITPVACEEGLRFAIREGGRTVGAGVVTSIIE
- the rplK gene encoding 50S ribosomal protein L11, whose protein sequence is MAKRIRAYVKLQIPAGKATPAPPVGPALGQHGVAIMNFVKEYNERTANMAGQTVPVLITVYEDRSFTFVTKTPPASDLLRRAAGIEKGSANAPGRKVGKVTQDQVREIAETKMKDLNAIDIEGAMRQIEGTAHSMGIEVVA
- the secE gene encoding preprotein translocase subunit SecE, encoding MSTAQRRSATKPRRTATKTKEVAPEGVAAEEQRPGESLSRPPKPAPPKEVDPAKPRSGLSLRMERIRQLMRDTWSEIKKITWPDGDTVRRLTALVLAMAFVLGLLLGGIDYLLLRVFDALT
- a CDS encoding PQQ-binding-like beta-propeller repeat protein, with translation MPGPALDAERVAPVWEFMTGDEVWSSPVISEGVVFIGSDDHRLYAIDAADGAVRWNFETGASIFSTPAVSGDLVVVGSDDGRVYAVERASGNLAWQFEAGAGVWSSAAIDAGVAYIGCENSKLYALDLLAGEPIWTADTEDRIRSSPTVAGGAVFVGNNDGHLYVVAAETGEVVAKIPTDGSVRSSAALADDTLVFGSLDGRVFALSAFNGEVLWIAETNGPVESSPAIADGVVFFGSRDGTLAARTLHDGTELWSFPIGDEVRSSPAVCGGIVTVGCMDGRVIAFDATTGIERWSFHTDGRVYSSPAVSGGMVFVGSTDGRVLALGAEV
- the rplA gene encoding 50S ribosomal protein L1; this translates as MPKSGKNAVAARAKINRETLYSPEEAIALMREASFAKFDETVEMHARLGIDPRQADQAVRTTVTLPHGTGSTVRVLVFAQGEAARIAEEAGADFVGGDELVARINDGWVDFDAAIATADMMGKVGTLGRVLGRRGLMPNPRSGTVVRAPEDLPDVIKDLKGGRVEFRNDRLGIVHTVIGKKRFTDDELKENLLAFVDALNRAKPSGVKGVYLKSLALASTMGPGIRLDIGKTLAEAEGSAR